A part of Cydia strobilella chromosome 15, ilCydStro3.1, whole genome shotgun sequence genomic DNA contains:
- the LOC134747737 gene encoding skin secretory protein xP2-like, whose amino-acid sequence MATFKKLAMLAILVGSCHAGGYSQSSSSGYHYPQGSSYSSGLSAPASLPATSSFSPSSFPAGSLPSATYSGSSGSIGDFSHSLGSSSLGSSGLSSFGSSGLGGSSIIGGSGLGGSYTGSLGSGNLGSHGGSSLGSSIPSGFGGSIGSGIGSSLGAPLDGSFSAPGFDSGIGGSNLAAPLAPSLPLPATGSLSNAGAIDGSAPTVPGGESPPPGPKAPVITSIHGLANGNGAPTQYRVREEPYQVFREQIHRVPQPVPVPVPQPVQVPVPQPYPVQVPVYKDVPVPVVRIQKVKVDKPVPYPVEKIVKVPVERVVEVPVERRVPIEKIVKVPVVKLIKVPYHVVKKYPVPVFKTVHHKAVEHHHSHGWHASPPHAHAHYGIHDHHDIHDHHDLHGHDDHLDIHDHEHDLHDHSSLGLDQGIDHHHGWN is encoded by the exons ATGGCTACTTTT aAGAAATTGGCTATGTTAGCCATCCTAGTAGGCAGCTGCCATGCCGGCGGGTACAGTCAAAGTTCCAGTTCAGGATACCACTACCCTCAAGGAAGCTCGTATAGCAGTGGACTCTCGGCTCCCGCATCGTTGCCTGCCACTTCGAGCTTCTCACCGAGCAGCTTCCCCGCTGGATCTCTACCCTCAGCTACATATTCCGGCTCGAGCGGATCCATTGGAGATTTCAGCCACAGTCTGGGATCTAGCAGTCTTGGATCCAGTGGCCTGAGTAGCTTTGGTTCAAGCGGCCTTGGTGGATCATCCATCATCGGAGGTTCTGGCCTTGGAGGATCCTACACAGGATCACTTGGCAGTGGCAATCTCGGATCTCATGGAGGAAGCAGCCTAGGTAGCTCCATCCCGTCTGGTTTTGGAGGTTCCATCGGATCTGGAATTG GTAGCTCGCTTGGAGCACCCCTCGACGGCTCTTTTAGCGCACCTGGTTTTGACTCCGGAATTGGCGGATCAAACTtagccgctccactcgctccaTCTCTGCCTCTGCCTGCAACTGGATCTCTTTCAAACGCAGGTGCGATTGATGGGTCCGCTCCCACCGTTCCAGGCGGCGAATCTCCACCACCTGGACCTAAGGCTCCAGTCATCACATCTATTCACGGATTGGCTAATGGCAATGGAGCCCCGACCCAATACCGTGTCAGAGAGGAACCTTACCAAGTCTTCAGGGAGCAAATCCACCGAGTACCCCAGCCggtgcccgtgcccgtgccgCAACCTGTACAAGTCCCAGTCCCACAGCCTTATCCCGTGCAAGTACCAGTGTATAAGGACGTCCCAGTGCCCGTTGTAAGGATCCAGAAAGTCAAGGTTGACAAGCCAGTACCTTACCCAGTCGAAAAAATTGTCAAAGTACCCGTAGAGAGGGTAGTAGAGGTTCCTGTGGAGCGTCGCGTTCCTATTGAAAAAATTGTGAAAGTGCCCGTTGTTAAGCTGATCAAGGTGCCGTATCATGTGGTAAAGAAGTACCCAGTCCCTGTGTTCAAGACCGTGCACCATAAAGCGGTGGAACACCATCACTCTCACGGCTGGCATGCTTCCCCGCCTCATGCTCATGCTCACTACGGCATTCATGACCACCACGACATTCACGACCATCACGATCTTCATGGCCATGACGACCACCTCGATATTCATGATCACGAGCACGACCTGCACGACCACAGTAGCCTCGGACTCGACCAAGGAATTGACCACCACCACGGCTGGAACTAA